One Branchiostoma floridae strain S238N-H82 chromosome 15, Bfl_VNyyK, whole genome shotgun sequence DNA window includes the following coding sequences:
- the LOC118431940 gene encoding ATP-dependent Clp protease proteolytic subunit, mitochondrial-like → MIRSLTRLPRCLVVLSPAQSCRGFQSSAQTLRPMVPIVVEQTGRGERAYDIYSRLLKERIICVMGPISDEMSSLVVAQLLFLQSESNKKPVHMYINSPGGSVTAGLGIYDTMQYILPPVNTWCVGQACSMASLLLAAGTPGCRHSLPNSRIMVHQPHGQAAGQASDILIQAEEISKLKQQMNKLYVKHTGQELSVIEESMDRDRFMSPVEAEAFGLIDKVLEHPPLDKAGADVPSS, encoded by the exons ATGATCAGGAGTCTGACA AGGTTACCGAGATGCCTGGTGGTCCTGTCTCCAGCACAGAGCTGCCGAGGGTTCCAGAGCTCTGCACAGACCCTTCGGCCAATGGTGCCGATTGTGGTGGAACAAACG GGGCGTGGAGAGAGAGCCTATGATATCTACTCTCGTCTGCTTAAGGAGAGGATCATCTGTGTCATGGGCCCA ATTTCAGACGAGATGTCCAGTCTTGTAGTGGCCCAGCTCCTGTTTCTGCAGTCAGAGAGCAACAAGAAACCAGttcacatgtacatcaacagtCCTG gtggCTCGGTGACAGCAGGGCTGGGTATCTATGACACCATGCAGTACATCCTGCCACCTGTGAACACCTGGTGTGTGGGGCAGGCCTGCAGCATGGCCTCCCTACTACTGGCAGCTGGCACACCTGGCTGTAGACACTCCCTACCCAACTCTCGCATCATGGTACACCAGCCGCACGGACAGGCAGCG GGCCAGGCATCAGATATCCTCATCCAGGCAGAAGAAATCAGCAAGTTGAAACAACAAATGAACAAGCTGTATGTAAAACACACTGGACAGGAGCTTTCTGTTATTG AGGAATCCATGGACCGAGACCGATTCATGAGTCCTGTAGAAGCGGAGGCATTTGGTTTGATTGACAAGGTGTTGGAACACCCACCGCTCGACAAAGCCGGCGCCGACGTCCCTTCTTCCTAG
- the LOC118432395 gene encoding U3 small nucleolar ribonucleoprotein protein IMP3-like: MRRLKFHEKKLLKKVDFISWDVDNNLQEVKVMRKYHINRREEYTKYNKLSREVRVLVEKIKELDVQDPFRTECSERLLEKMYVLGLIPTKRNLGNVTKVSASSFCRRRLPVIMVKLRMAQTLQMATQFIEQGHVRVGPELITDPAFLVTRNMEDFVTWVDTSKIRQHLMEYNEARDDYDLA; this comes from the exons ATGCGTCGGCTGAAGTTCCATGAGAAGAAGCTCCTGAAGAAGGTTGACTTCATCTCCTGGGACGTGGACAACAACCTTCAGGAGGTCAAGGTCATGAGGAAGTACCACATCAACAGGAGGGAGGAGTATACCAA GTATAACAAACTTAGCCGAGAAGTCAGAGTTCTGGTGGAAAAAATAAAGGAGTTGGATGTACAG GATCCGTTCCGTACGGAGTGTAGCGAGCGCCTGTTGGAGAAGATGTATGTTCTCGGGCTGATCCCCACCAAGAGGAACCTGGGTAACGTGACCAAGGTGTCAGCCTCCAGCTTCTGTAGAAGAAGACTTCCTGTCATCATGGTCAAACTACGGATGGCTCAGACTTTACAG ATGGCTACACAGTTTATAGAACAGGGGCACGTTCGCGTGGGCCCGGAGCTGATCACTGACCCCGCCTTCCTGGTCACGCGCAACATGGAGGACTTCGTGACGTGGGTGGACACGTCCAAGATACGACAGCACCTCATGGAGTATAACGAGGCGCGGGATGACTACGATTTAGCGTAA
- the LOC118431322 gene encoding cAMP-regulated D2 protein-like, with product MALLPHPLLVVLAVLGCSNCGGSASDGPVVQTSHGPVMGIYVEEGKIFYGIPFAAPPTGNLRWRPPQPAKPWGPDTYNATKRSPICIQATCGPNDPDSSAQCPPVAERVRSEDCLYLNVFVPTTASPKSKKPVIVFIHGGNFFEFSAMGVIYDSRFFANKTDAVVVAANYRLSSLGFLRAGTGKDAAMGNYGLRDQVAALQWVQDNIAAFGGDENQVTLFGESAGAYSVLFHLVNKGSEKLFHKAIVASAPTGLYFRSQLEAIIFGDDFAAALNCSVGDMACMRAADASKISHTQQAIENTIVNPLHLTEVAKPWGPVVDGDMITRQMVESFSTGNFQKKPLIIGTNTEEGILFTHEASSSPLATSRYQEAMLAIFKTSGFSVLRTYPPSNTGDERPILGTLITHFIFACPTRNILKSALNYGHTNTWLYVFAHPLSVHAAWKSYPYCEGHVCHGADLPFAFQSISLKGYEFTAEEQVLADSVAYYYGNFAHTSDPNSPGTRHTSLSTTGLDWPSFGSTQNYTHLVFDVPKNSISQGYLQDKCDFWDEENQYP from the coding sequence ATGGCCCTCCTGCCTCATCCTCTGCTCGTAGTTCTGGCAGTACTGGGTTGTAGTAACTGCGGGGGTAGTGCGTCGGATGGTCCGGTCGTCCAGACGTCGCACGGCCCTGTCATGGGAATCTATGTCGAGGAAGGGAAAATCTTTTACGGTATCCCCTTTGCAGCTCCTCCAACGGGAAACCTAAGATGGCGCCCGCCCCAGCCTGCTAAACCATGGGGACCTGACACCTATAATGCCACCAAACGGAGTCCGATCTGCATCCAGGCTACCTGTGGCCCCAATGATCCGGATTCTTCTGCCCAATGCCCTCCTGTCGCGGAAAGGGTAAGAAGCGAGGACTGCCTTTACCTCAACGTCTTCGTACCTACCACCGCCAGTCCCAAGTCAAAGAAACCAGTCATCGTCTTCATCCATGGGGGGAATTTCTTTGAATTCTCCGCCATGGGTGTCATCTATGATAGCAGGTTCTTTGCTAACAAGACTGACGCTGTTGTTGTGGCAGCCAACTACCGACTTAGCTCTCTGGGCTTCCTCCGGGCGGGGACTGGAAAGGACGCCGCCATGGGCAACTACGGCCTCCGCGACCAAGTAGCAGCGCTTcagtgggtacaggacaacatcGCAGCCTTCGGTGGGGACGAGAACCAAGTCACACTGTTCGGGGAAAGTGCGGGCGCGTACTCCGTTCTATTCCACCTGGTCAACAAAGGAAGCGAAAAGCTGTTCCACAAAGCTATCGTGGCAAGCGCACCTACAGGCCTTTACTTCAGAAGTCAGTTAGAGGCTATCATCTTTGGTGACGACTTTGCCGCAGCCCTGAACTGTTCAGTCGGAGACATGGCATGCATGCGAGCAGCTGACGCCTCAAAGATCAGTCACACCCAACAGGCTATCGAAAATACGATCGTCAATCCGCTCCACTTGACTGAAGTAGCCAAGCCCTGGGGACCTGTCGTTGACGGTGACATGATCACAAGGCAAATGGTGGAAAGCTTCTCGACTGGAAACTTTCAGAAGAAGCCTCTCATCATCGGAACAAACACGGAAGAGGGAATCCTGTTCACTCACGAAGCCTCGTCATCCCCCCTTGCAACAAGTAGATATCAAGAAGCAATGCTGGCAATCTTTAAGACGTCAGGCTTCTCAGTTCTTAGGACGTACCCACCCTCCAATACGGGAGACGAGCGTCCGATCCTGGGAACACTGATCACCCATTTCATATTCGCATGCCCGACGCGTAACATTCTGAAGAGCGCTCTGAACTACGGCCATACGAACACATGGCTGTATGTCTTTGCTCATCCCTTATCAGTCCATGCTGCTTGGAAAAGCTACCCGTACTGTGAGGGCCACGTCTGCCATGGCGCCGATCTACCCTTCGCGTTCCAGTCTATTTCGCTGAAAGGTTACGAGTTCACCGCTGAAGAGCAGGTCCTAGCTGACTCCGTGGCGTACTACTACGGAAACTTCGCTCACACAAGCGACCCCAACTCTCCCGGCACCCGACACACCAGCCTATCTACCACTGGCCTGGATTGGCCTTCTTTTGGATCTACCCAGAACTACACCCACCTGGTCTTCGATGTTCCAAAGAACAGCATTAGTCAAGGCTACCTACAAGACAAGTGTGACTTTTGGGACGAGGAGAACCAGTACCCGTAG
- the LOC118432363 gene encoding uncharacterized protein LOC118432363 isoform X2 produces the protein MWWYVNDFKMELKSNFSSTEEKNAPPRRNKKSRVFRLLVYQRLGVLTLPEKTEVKELLEEGRNENLEKASNQQSTSQEEVESSKTTKSDNHEEWEVSVDALSWGDCMIDSKVGRQKDAQMHNVHGAWNDGDKGEILSFSQMNKKDEEELLACQNHRNNAWNRLLMREHESTSSDDESQYDGPVH, from the exons ATGTGGTGGTACGTAAATGATTTCAAGATGGAGCtcaagtcaaatttttcaaGTACAGAAGAGAAAAACGCCCCTCctagaagaaataaaaagagtAGGGTCTTCAGACTTCTTGTGTACCAACGTCTTGGCGTGCTAACATTACCGGAGAAGACAGAAGTCAAAGAGCTGTTAGAGGAGGGAAGAAATGAAAACTTGGAGAAAGCTTCAAATCAACAGAGCACATCCCAAGAAGAAGTCGAGTCATCTAAAACAACCAAGAGTGACAACCATGAA GAATGGGAGGTTTCCGTAGACGCACTATCTTGGGGTGACTGCATGATTGACAGCAAAGTTGGACGACAGAAGGACGCACAGATGCACAACGTACACGGTGCTTGGAATGACGGGGACAAGGGCGAAATTCTATCTTTCtcacaaatgaacaaaaaagaCGAGGAAGAACTGCTAGCATGTCAGAATCACAGAAATAATGCCTGGAACCGTCTCCTCATGCGCGAACATGAGAGCACTTCTAGTGATGACGAATCTCAATATGATGGACCCGTCCACTGA
- the LOC118432363 gene encoding uncharacterized protein LOC118432363 isoform X1, producing the protein MWWYVNDFKMELKSNFSSTEEKNAPPRRNKKSRVFRLLVYQRLGVLTLPEKTEVKELLEEGRNENLEKASNQQSTSQEEVESSKTTKSDNHEVSKNREWEVSVDALSWGDCMIDSKVGRQKDAQMHNVHGAWNDGDKGEILSFSQMNKKDEEELLACQNHRNNAWNRLLMREHESTSSDDESQYDGPVH; encoded by the exons ATGTGGTGGTACGTAAATGATTTCAAGATGGAGCtcaagtcaaatttttcaaGTACAGAAGAGAAAAACGCCCCTCctagaagaaataaaaagagtAGGGTCTTCAGACTTCTTGTGTACCAACGTCTTGGCGTGCTAACATTACCGGAGAAGACAGAAGTCAAAGAGCTGTTAGAGGAGGGAAGAAATGAAAACTTGGAGAAAGCTTCAAATCAACAGAGCACATCCCAAGAAGAAGTCGAGTCATCTAAAACAACCAAGAGTGACAACCATGAAGTGAGCAAGAATAGG GAATGGGAGGTTTCCGTAGACGCACTATCTTGGGGTGACTGCATGATTGACAGCAAAGTTGGACGACAGAAGGACGCACAGATGCACAACGTACACGGTGCTTGGAATGACGGGGACAAGGGCGAAATTCTATCTTTCtcacaaatgaacaaaaaagaCGAGGAAGAACTGCTAGCATGTCAGAATCACAGAAATAATGCCTGGAACCGTCTCCTCATGCGCGAACATGAGAGCACTTCTAGTGATGACGAATCTCAATATGATGGACCCGTCCACTGA
- the LOC118431858 gene encoding diacylglycerol kinase theta-like — translation MAVFAPGGGAVTPREPEHGSRHLFHKKTFHKPTYCHHCTELLWGVLGQGYVCEMCNFVSHDKCRQAIVTPCTSLAPQLVKHPVAHCWSNAGRHFKKKFCNVCRKKLDDLWALRCEVCEYYVHADCQDFAVSDCRQCAAYQPQRHDLMLAVHTHLWREGNLVAAAKCVVCKKNCGTTECLASMRCEWCGVKAHTGCYRSIPAECSFGALQKLMLPPVCVHVPSAAVAAETLMGQFGRKRQVKVDRDEMDSADARTPGTQDEQGKSKMTVKVYDGSASLKRNCFRTVTVSRGASPAEVLEAAMKSHHIVDNPIHYYLSQVDRESPETEKPLNNNDDTFQLSASEGKAPAVCLRFANKGHGEKGMIRVYPGMLRVAVAYKTIPVTNTTTVDEAVQMALEKFGLREEVPSYYSLVEVLIDKGVQERVMQRDEYPWPQLVDARQGSLRQMKLTRFYLRNSSHPEGPVELFVYNLPVGLAPGKYVSIMAELLGKNTFTTVGPIHPQYGASFMTFSSADTALRALSMLNESIVDEKQISAMLLPHVEANMIPNTVTPLLVFVNTKSGGCQGVEILSAFRHLLNPHQVFDLDQGGPLPGLLTFRNVRKYRILICGGDGSVGWVLSCLDGISKDLTCSTPPTAILPIGTGNDLARVLGWGAGYTGNDDPLSLLIQARDADNSKFDRWTILFEPNEVEEKSTESAMSSTGAASGPRDEPNVCIMNNYFGVGIDADLCLGFHLAREENPEKFTSRFHNKGVYVKLSLRKMMGRKSCKDLQRQIELEVDGQVVDLPTCEGIVFLNIRSWGSGCDPWGGEASDAFSPPSYNDGTLEVVGLTGVVHLGQIQGGIRGAIRVAQGQSIKLTLKNDIPVQIDGEPWLQPAGQVIIMPSAIQANMLRRRKTKVQRRNTEPSLFRPTGELNKALGQHIDSTASWLVGSEVSPAADTSSEPRS, via the exons ATGGCAGTGTTTGCGCCGGGAGGGGGCGCTGTGACGCCCCGAGAACCCGAACACGGGTCCCGTCACCTTTTCCACAAGAAAACCTTCCACAAGCCCACCTACTGCCACCACTGTACCGAACTGCTGTGGGGGGTGTTGGGACAGGGGTATGTGTGTGAGATGTGTAACTTCGTCAGCCACGATAAGTGCAGGCAGGCCATCGTCACGCCGTGTACGTCCCTGGCGCCGCAGCTCGTCAAACATCCCGTGGCTCACTGCTGGAGCAACGCCGGCCGACACTTCAAGAAAAAATTCTGTAACGTCTGTAGAAAAAAGCTGGACGACCTGTGGGCGCTTCGGTGCGAAGTTTGTGAGTACTATGTGCACGCGGACTGTCAAGATTTCGCGGTAAGCGACTGCAGACAATGTGCCGCGTACCAACCGCAGAGGCACGACCTGATGCTGGCGGTACACACCCACCTATGGCGGGAAGGGAACCTCGTAGCCGCCGCGAAATGTGTCGTGTGTAAGAAAAACTGCGGGACCACGGAATGCCTGGCCAGCATGAGGTGTGAGTGGTGTGGGGTGAAGGCTCACACCGGCTGCTACAGATCCATCCCCGCAGAGTGCAGCTTCGGAGCCCTGCAGAAGTTGATGTTGCCGCCCGTCTGCGTACACGTACCGTCCGCCGCAGTTGCCGCGGAAACGTTGATGGGCCAGTTCGGCCGGAAGCGGCAGGTCAAAGTTGACCGGGATGAGATGGACTCCGCGGACGCTCGAACCCCAGGAACGCAGGATGAACAAGGGAAGAGTAAAATGACTGTCAAAGTGTATGACGGGAGTGCCTCCTTGAAGCGTAACTGTTTCCGCACAGTGACGGTTTCCCGCGGCGCGTCCCCCGCCGAGGTACTGGAAGCGGCCATGAAATCCCACCACATCGTGGACAACCCCATCCACTACTACCTCTCGCAGGTAGACCGGGAGAGCCCGGAAACGGAAAAGCCGCTGAACAACAACGATGACACCTTCCAGCTGAGCGCCAGCGAGGGGAAAGCTCCCGCGGTCTGTCTGAGGTTTGCGAACAAAGGTCACGGAGAGAAGGGCATGATCAGGGTTTATCCGGGGATGCTGAGAGTAGCCGTGGCGTACAAAACCATCCCCGTGACCAACACCACGACAGTAGACGAAGCCGTTCAGATGGCTCTGGAGAAATTCGGATTGCGAGAGGAGGTGCCCAGTTACTACTCATTGGTGGAAGTCTTGATTGACAAGGGGGTACAGGAGCGGGTGATGCAGCGTGATGAGTACCCATGGCCGCAGCTGGTCGACGCGAGGCAGGGTTCCCTCAGACAGATGAAACTGACGAGATTCTACCTCAGGAACTCCTCACACCCGGAGGGACCCGTAGAACTGTTCGTGTACAACCTACCCGTGGGGCTCGCGCCGGGAAAGTACGTCTCCATCATGGCGGAACTCCTGGGGAAGAACACGTTCACCACGGTGGGACCCATCCATCCGCAGTATGGCGCCAGCTTTATGACCTTCTCGTCCGCCGACACCGCTTTACGCGCTCTCTCCATGCTGAACGAGTCCATCGTGGACGAGAAACAGATCTCGGCCATGCTGCTCCCGCACGTGGAGGCGAACATGATCCCTAACACTGTCACCCCCCTCCTCGTGTTCGTGAACACCAAGAGCGGGGGGTGCCAGGGGGTGGAGATCCTCTCGGCATTCAGGCACCTACTCAACCCCCATCAAGTGTTCGACCTGGACCAGGGGGGTCCACTACCAGGCCTCCTAACGTTCCGCAACGTCAGGAAGTACCGGATTCTGATCTGCGGCGGAGACGGGTCGGTGGGGTGGGTTTTATCGTGTCTGGACGGGATCTCAAAGGACCTGACCTGCAGCACGCCTCCCACCGCCATCCTGCCCATCGGAACGGGGAACGACCTCGCCCGCGTGCTGGGCTGGGGAGCGGGATACACGGGGAACGACGACCCCCTCTCCCTGCTGATACAAGCGCGCGACGCAGACAACTCCAAGTTCGACCGCTGGACAATCCTGTTTGAACCAAACGAGGTGGAAGAGAAGAGTACAGAAAGTGCTATGTCATCCACAG GTGCAGCCAGCGGTCCACGTGACGAGCCCAACGTCTGCATCATGAACAACTACTTCGGTGTGGGGATCGACGCGGACCTGTGTCTGGGCTTCCATCTCGCTCGCGAGGAGAACCCGGAAAAGTTCACCAGCCGCTTCCACAACAAGGGCGTGTACGTGAAGCTGAGCCTGCGCAAAATGATGGGCAGGAAGTCGTGTAAGGATCTACAGAGACAGATTGAGCTGGAGGTGGATGGCCAGGTCGTCGACCTCCCGACGTGCGAGGGGATCGTCTTCCTGAACATACGCAGCTGGGGGTCGGGGTGCGACCCGTGGGGCGGGGAAGCGTCGGACGCCTTCAGCCCGCCGTCGTACAACGACGGCACGCTCGAGGTCGTCGGGTTGACGGGGGTGGTGCATCTCGGTCAGATTCAGGGCGGAATTCGCGGTGCAATACGCGTGGCGCAGGGGCAGAGTATCAAGCTCACCCTGAAGAACGACATTCCAGTGCAGATCGACGGCGAGCCGTGGCTGCAGCCCGCCGGCCAGGTCATCATCATGCCTTCCGCCATCCAGGCGAACATGCTCCGCCGGCGCAAGACGAAAGTGCAGCGCCGCAACACGGAACCCAGCCTGTTCCGTCCGACGGGAGAGCTGAACAAGGCGCTCGGGCAGCACATCGACTCGACCGCGAGCTGGCTGGTTGGCTCGGAGGTCTCCCCGGCCGCGGACACGAGTAGCGAACCACGTTCATGA
- the LOC118432208 gene encoding TLC domain-containing protein 4-B-like, with product MTTFQTQYYPVVAASFAFFLGFFLYVSPWLSRRLSARYRDLPCQKQLDWDTRTTSTLHALVVGPWSLYILLVDTALSEDPVWNDSVAAKSCIAVTVGYTITDVFALTVYFRYIGDMAFLLHHFGTLYAFIYVLSYGTLPYFAVFRLFCELSTPFVNNRWFLDALNHPRMSKAFVGNGLLMTGSFFLVRIAVMPIYWYKVYTVIETEPYHRLGFGAQFCWISVCIVLDVLNVVWFRKMLRGARKVLRRDTTKDLNKNISREQPENQPMQTHNVNGKTHKTE from the exons ATGACTACTTTCCAGACCCAGTACTATCCCGTGGTCGCTGCTAGCTTCGCCTTTTTCCTCGGGTTCTTCCTGTATGTGAGCCCGTGGCTGTCACGTCGACTGTCTGCTCGCTACAGGGACTTGCCTTGTCAGAAACAACTGGATTGGGACACAAG GACAACATCGACCTTACATGCCCTTGTGGTGGGTCCGTGGTCCCTCTATATCCTACTTGTTGACACGGCGCTCAGCGAAGACCCTGTCTG GAATGACTCTGTTGCTGCAAAGAGCTGCATCGCAGTAACAGTTGGTTACACCATCACAG ATGTGTTTGCCCTGACGGTGTACTTCAGGTATATCGGGGACATGGCCTTCCTTCTGCACCACTTTGGGACGCTCTATGCCTTCATTTATGTGCTG AGTTATGGAACACTGCCatattttgctgtcttcagACTGTTCTGTGAGCTGTCCACCCCATTCGTAAACAACAG ATGGTTCTTGGATGCGCTGAACCACCCGCGGATGTCCAAGGCCTTTGTGGGGAACGGCTTACTCATGACAGGATCCTTCTTTTTGGTGCGGATTGCAGTCATGCCCATTTATTGGTACAAG gtttacactgtcattgaGACCGAGCCGTACCATCGACTTGGGTTCGGCGCCCAGTTCTGCTGGATATCCGTGTGCATCGTTCTGGACGTCCTGAACGTTGTGTGGTTCCGAAAGATGCTCCGAGGCGCCCGGAAAGTCCTCAGGAGAGACACAACAAAAGACCTGAACAAAAACATCTCCAGAGAACAGCCAGAAAATCAGCCCATGCAAACGCACAACGTGAACGGGAAAACGCACAAAACGGAGTGA